A genomic region of Raphanus sativus cultivar WK10039 chromosome 6, ASM80110v3, whole genome shotgun sequence contains the following coding sequences:
- the LOC108812166 gene encoding uncharacterized protein LOC108812166, with product MGVDYYNILKVNHNATDDDLKKAYKRLAMIWHPDKNPSARRDEAEAKFKRISEAYDVLSDPQKRQIYDLYGEEGLKSGKFPNSHDPSSSSSSSSRPPQQFYHQHRQHPPNAASFRFNPRDAEDIYAEIFGSEGGEGARGGHRTFRDASFRNGHSSELRKAPAVENPLPCSLEDLCKGVKKKMRLSRNVYDASGRMRVVEEILPIEIKPGWKRGTKLTFPKKGNEEPGIIPADIIFVVEEKPHPVYKRDGNDLLVNQEITLLEALTGKTIDLTTLDGRTLVIPLTDIINPDHEVVVPNEGMPISKEPGRKGNLRLKLNVRYPSKLSAEQKSELKRVLGGVS from the exons ATGGGTGTGGATTACTACAACATACTGAAGGTGAATCACAACGCGACGGATGATGATCTGAAGAAAGCTTACAAGCGTCTGGCCATGATCTGGCATCCCGACAAGAACCCTTCCGCTAGGCGTGACGAAGCGGAGGCCAAATTCAAGCGGATCTCCGAGGCCTACGACGTCCTCTCCGACCCTCAGAAGCGCCAGATCTACGATCTTTACGGCGAGGAAGGCCTCAAATCTGGCAAATTCCCCAATTCGCACGacccttcctcttcctcttcctcttcctcgcGACCGCCGCAGCAGTTTTACCACCAGCACAGGCAGCATCCGCCTAACGCGGCGTCGTTCCGTTTCAACCCTAGAGACGCGGAGGATATCTACGCCGAGATCTTTGGATCTGAAGGCGGTGAAGGAGCAAGAGGAGGGCATAGAACGTTTAGGGATGCGAGTTTCAGGAACGGTCATAGCAGTGAGCTTAGGAAAGCTCCGGCCGTTGAGAATCCGTTGCCTTGTAGTTTGGAGGATCTTTGCAAAggtgtgaagaagaagatgaggttGTCTCGAAATGTTTACGATGCCTCTGG TAGAATGAGGGTGGTTGAGGAGATACTGCCCATAGAAATAAAACCCGGGTGGAAGAGAGGCACAAAGCTCACTTTCCCTAAGAAAGGCAACGAAGAGCCTGGTATCATACCAGCAGACATCATCTTCGTGGTTGAAGAGAAGCCGCATCCTGTTTACAAGCGAGACGGCAACGACCTTTTGGTCAACCAGGAGATCACTCTACTCGAAGCGCTAACAGGTAAGACCATCGACCTGACGACGCTTGATGGAAGGACTCTCGTGATCCCGCTAACCGATATCATCAACCCCGATCACGAGGTTGTTGTTCCCAACGAAGGAATGCCTATCTCTAAAGAGCCTGGCAGGAAAGGTAACTTGAGATTGAAGCTTAACGTGAGGTATCCGTCGAAGCTTTCAGCGGAACAGAAGTCCGAGCTGAAGAGAGTTCTTGGTGGGGTTTCATGA
- the LOC108812165 gene encoding L-galactono-1,4-lactone dehydrogenase, mitochondrial has product MLRSLLLRRSNGRPLRTLPTVHPPFHPLRTLSTSGQTLTPPPPPPPPPPPPIPSSASEKEFRKYAGYAALALFSGAATYFSFPFPENAKHKKAQIFRYAPLPEDLHTVSNWSGTHEVQTRNFNQPETLADLEALVKEAHEKKSRIRPVGSGISPNGIGLSRSGMVNLALMDKVLEVDKEKKRVRVQAGIRVQQLVDAVREYGLTLQNFASIREQQIGGIVQVGAHGTGARLPPIDEQVVGMKLVTPAKGTIELSKDKDPELFYLARCGLGGLGVVAEVTLQCVDRQELVEHTYVSNLEDIKKNHKKLLSTNKHVKYLYIPYTDTVVVVTCNPVSKWSGAPKDKPKYTREEALKHVRDLYRESVVKYRVQDTSKKSPDSREPDVNELSFTELRDKLLALDPLNDVHVGKVNQAEAEFWKKSEGYRVGWSDEILGFDCGGQQWVSETCFPAGTLAKPSMKDLEYIEQLKELIEKEAIPAPSPIEQRWTGRSKSPMSPAFSTAEDDIFSWVGIIMYLPTADPRQRKDITDEFFHYRRLTQAKLWDQYSAYEHWAKIEIPKDKEELEALQERLRKRFPVDAYNKARRELDPNRILSNNMVEKLFPVSSTA; this is encoded by the exons atgctCCGGTCACTTCTCCTCCGCCGCTCCAACGGCCGTCCCCTTCGAACCCTACCCACCGTCCATCCACCATTTCACCCTCTCCGCACTCTCTCCACTTCCGGTCAGACCTTAACCCCTCCCCCTCCACCgccgcctcctcctccgcctccgATTCCATCATCCGCCTCAGAGAAGGAGTTCCGCAAATACGCCGGATACGCAGCCCTCGCACTCTTCTCCGGCGCCGCCACCTACTTCTCCTTCCCCTTCCCGGAAAACGCCAAACACAAGAAGGCTCAGATCTTCCGTTACGCTCCTTTACCCGAAGACCTCCACACCGTCTCCAACTGGAGCGGCACTCACGAGGTCCAGACCAGGAACTTCAACCAGCCGGAGACTCTCGCCGACCTCGAGGCTCTCGTCAAGGAAGCTCACGAGAAGAAGAGCAGGATCCGGCCCGTCGGATCGGGAATCTCCCCCAACGGGATCGGGTTGTCTCGCTCGGGGATGGTGAATTTGGCGCTGATGGATAAGGTCCTCGAGGTGgataaggagaagaagagagtcCGTGTCCAGGCGGGGATTAGGGTTCAGCAGCTTGTCGACGCCGTTAGAGAGTATGGTCTCACTCTCCAGAACTTTGCGTCCATTAGGGAGCAGCAGATCGGTGGGATCGTTCAGGTTGGGGCTCATGGGACAGGTGCTAGACTGCCTCCTATCGATGAGCAAGTGGTCGGTATGAAGCTTGTCACTCCTGCTAAGGGAACTATTGAGCTTTCCAAGGATAAAGATCCAGAGCTTTTTTATCTAGCTCGATGTGGGCTTGGTGGGCTTGGAGTTGTCGCTGAGGTCACCCTCCAGTGCGTTGATAGACAGGAGCTTGTGGAGCACACTTATGTCTCGAACTTGGAAGATATCAAGAAAAACCACAA AAAGTTGCTATCTACAAACAAGCATGTGAAGTACCTGTATATTCCTTATACTGACACAGTCGTGGTTGTAACATGCAACCCTGTATCGAAATGGAGTGGGGCACCTAAGGACAAACCAAAGTACACTAGAGAGGAGGCTTTAAAGCATGTCCGTGACCTCTATAGAGAGAGCGTTGTTAAGTATAG GGTCCAGGACACTAGTAAGAAGTCTCCTGACAGCAGGGAGCCAGACGTTAACGAGCTTTCGTTTACAGAGCTGAGAGATAAGCTACTTGCACTAGATCCTCTCAATGACGTTCACGTTGGGAAAGTGAATCAAGCTGAGGCGGAGTTTTGGAAAAAATCAGAAGGATACAGAGTAGGGTGGAGCGATGAAATCCTGGGATTTGACTGTGGTGGTCAACAGTGGGTATCAGAAACTTGTTTTCCTGCTGGAACTCTCGCTAAACCTAGCATGAAAGATCTTGAGTACATAGAACAGCTGAAAGAGTTGATTGAAAAAGAAGCAATACCAGCACCTTCTCCAATAGAGCAGCGCTGGACAGGCAGAAGTAAGAGCCCTATGAGTCCTGCATTCAGCACTGCAGAGGATGACATTTTCTCATGG GTTGGTATAATCATGTATCTCCCGACAGCAGACCCTCGCCAGAGGAAGGACATCACAGATGAATTTTTCCACTATAGACGTTTGACACAGGCAAAGTTGTGGGATCAGTATTCTGCGTATGAACATTGGGCTAAAATTGAG ATACCAAAGGATAAAGAGGAACTTGAAGCCCTGCAAGAAAGACTCAGAAAACGCTTCCCGGTGGATGCATACAACAAAGCACGAAGGGAGCTGGACCCAAACAGAATCCTCTCAAACAACATGGTGGAGAAGCTCTTCCCAGTCTCCAGCACTGCTTAA